The Arachis hypogaea cultivar Tifrunner chromosome 19, arahy.Tifrunner.gnm2.J5K5, whole genome shotgun sequence genome has a window encoding:
- the LOC112776763 gene encoding uncharacterized protein isoform X1, with translation MLLAKISHVSGDCEDGGDKSKRKNERKRKKRKKTRNQKNKKRKASPTSSSETETTTDSDTSTSESETQQDSEDSARKHPIKKGKKMDSRKRKQRQEEPDSDSESESEQSDESEESSPAEKEKEKKKTKTTPKKTQPKKKKVLVEDSPPKEDQYFDGETYEISSDELDEWLGQNVDKSAAEGENQPDLRSTEGRYVSSETIPAVNLGTDAPSSQGNTEQSSVNQPSQSIKKSPLLFYSRKKRQEKKAKTASMLSPSDSNMMVVREQTPSEALAIVPIQVFVPASQTTTETDFEPTSMLQIEGTTETTPETPKQLQETTPTVPPAPTKVHPDAEDAAALLMMARTASYVPKTDPGVPSFSLGLTDSSQEGASTQETEREKSPEAANLIEQLDSLVQRIASSATKGKNTSPQIQRETGGESSAKFETPRGLYQITDDMKQKCYIWGTRLKEDADGNTNEYEEMCTLIGQGEYILMRMHLASLQAKSDIESQIVSAICLILNNKNEKRFQEQIYCLPPDIVCMALLDHPNGEFVSPKTKKEFRVEAYPSFIPFIDRKKLTSHPYIFAPVCYAGHWWLWLINTRKRKCQILDPLHKIAPTDERKTINKFTGYVFSRLITYAGGGPLQKGEREKEIKSPYVKISGQKTRYKFVSLNIKLL, from the exons atgctgctagctaaaatatctcatgtttcaggggattgtgaagatggcggagacaagagcaagagaaaaaatgaaagaaaaagaaaaaaaagaaaaaaaacaagaaatcaaaaaaacaaaaaaaggaaggcgagtccaacatcgtcttcggagacagaaacaactactgacagtgacacttctacctctgagtctgagactcaacAAGACTCGGAGGATTCAGCAAGAAAACACCccatcaaaaaggggaaaaa aatggactccagaaaaagaaagcagaggcaagaggagccagattctgattcagaatctgaatctgaacaaagtgatga gagtgaagaatcatcacctgcagagaaggagaaggagaagaaaaaaacaaaaacaacaccaaaaaa aacacaaccaaaaaagaaaaaagttctcgtggaggattcacctcctaAAGAAGACCAATACTTtgacgg tgagacatatgaaatatcaagtgacgaaCTGGATGAATGGCTAGGGCAAAACgttgataaatctgctgcagaggg ggagaaccaacctgacctgcgatcgacagaaggtcgctatgtgtcgtctgaaac aataccggctgtgaacttgggaactgatgctccttcctctcaaggaaacacagaacagagtagtgtaaaccagccgtcacagagcat aaaaaaaagccctttattattttattcaagaaaaaaaaggcaggaaaaaaaagcaaaaactgcaagtat gttgagtccgtctgattcgaatatgatggttgtgagggaacagacaccgtccgaagcgcttgcaat agtcccgattcaggtttttgtgccggcatcccaaacaaccacagagacagattttgaaccaacctctatgctacagattgaagggactacagaaac cactcctgaaacccccaaacaacttcaagagaccacacccacggttcccccagctccaactaaagt tcatccagacgcagaagacgctgctgccctgttgatgatggcacggacagcttcctatgttcctaaaacagatccaggggtgccatcattcagccttggattgactgattcaagccaggagggggcgtcaacgcaggagacagaaagggaaAAATCTCCAGAAGCTGCGAATTTGATAGAACAATTGGACAGTTTGGTCCAAAGAATAGCAAGCAGCGCGACGAAGGGAAAAAACACaagtccacaaattcagagggagactgggggagaaagttctgcaaagtttgaaactcctcGGGGATTATATCAGATtacggatgatatgaaacaaaagtgctacatctgggggacgagactgaaggaagatgcagatggcaatactaacgagtatgaggagatgtgcactctgattggccaaggagaatacattttgatgagaatgcaccttgcttccctccaggcaaaaagtgatatagaatctcag attgtatctgccatctgcctcatcctcaacaacaaaaatgaaaagagatttcaagaacaaatatactgtctcccccccgatattgtg TGCATGGCGCTTTTGGATCACCCAAACGGGGAATTCGTATCACCAAAAACGAAAaaggaattcagggtggaagcctacccgagtttcattcccttcatagatagaaaaaaattgacttcgcacccatat atttttgcccCTGTCTGCTACGCCgggcattggtggttatggctgataaatacaagaaagcggaaatgtcaaatacttgacccgctacacaaaatAGCTCCCACTGATGAGAGAAAGAccattaataaattcact GGATAcgtattttcaagattgataacatatgccggCGGGGGACCTCTTCAGAAAGGGGAGAGggagaaggaaattaaatcaccatatgttaaaatatcaggccaaaaaacaaggtataaatttgtgagtctgaacattaaacttttgtaa
- the LOC112776763 gene encoding uncharacterized protein isoform X2 — translation MLLAKISHVSGDCEDGGDKSKRKNERKRKKRKKTRNQKNKKRKASPTSSSETETTTDSDTSTSESETQQDSEDSARKHPIKKGKKMDSRKRKQRQEEPDSDSESESEQSDESEESSPAEKEKEKKKTKTTPKKTQPKKKKVLVEDSPPKEDQYFDGETYEISSDELDEWLGQNVDKSAAEGENQPDLRSTEGRYVSSETIPAVNLGTDAPSSQGNTEQSSVNQPSQSMLSPSDSNMMVVREQTPSEALAIVPIQVFVPASQTTTETDFEPTSMLQIEGTTETTPETPKQLQETTPTVPPAPTKVHPDAEDAAALLMMARTASYVPKTDPGVPSFSLGLTDSSQEGASTQETEREKSPEAANLIEQLDSLVQRIASSATKGKNTSPQIQRETGGESSAKFETPRGLYQITDDMKQKCYIWGTRLKEDADGNTNEYEEMCTLIGQGEYILMRMHLASLQAKSDIESQIVSAICLILNNKNEKRFQEQIYCLPPDIVCMALLDHPNGEFVSPKTKKEFRVEAYPSFIPFIDRKKLTSHPYIFAPVCYAGHWWLWLINTRKRKCQILDPLHKIAPTDERKTINKFTGYVFSRLITYAGGGPLQKGEREKEIKSPYVKISGQKTRYKFVSLNIKLL, via the exons atgctgctagctaaaatatctcatgtttcaggggattgtgaagatggcggagacaagagcaagagaaaaaatgaaagaaaaagaaaaaaaagaaaaaaaacaagaaatcaaaaaaacaaaaaaaggaaggcgagtccaacatcgtcttcggagacagaaacaactactgacagtgacacttctacctctgagtctgagactcaacAAGACTCGGAGGATTCAGCAAGAAAACACCccatcaaaaaggggaaaaa aatggactccagaaaaagaaagcagaggcaagaggagccagattctgattcagaatctgaatctgaacaaagtgatga gagtgaagaatcatcacctgcagagaaggagaaggagaagaaaaaaacaaaaacaacaccaaaaaa aacacaaccaaaaaagaaaaaagttctcgtggaggattcacctcctaAAGAAGACCAATACTTtgacgg tgagacatatgaaatatcaagtgacgaaCTGGATGAATGGCTAGGGCAAAACgttgataaatctgctgcagaggg ggagaaccaacctgacctgcgatcgacagaaggtcgctatgtgtcgtctgaaac aataccggctgtgaacttgggaactgatgctccttcctctcaaggaaacacagaacagagtagtgtaaaccagccgtcacagagcat gttgagtccgtctgattcgaatatgatggttgtgagggaacagacaccgtccgaagcgcttgcaat agtcccgattcaggtttttgtgccggcatcccaaacaaccacagagacagattttgaaccaacctctatgctacagattgaagggactacagaaac cactcctgaaacccccaaacaacttcaagagaccacacccacggttcccccagctccaactaaagt tcatccagacgcagaagacgctgctgccctgttgatgatggcacggacagcttcctatgttcctaaaacagatccaggggtgccatcattcagccttggattgactgattcaagccaggagggggcgtcaacgcaggagacagaaagggaaAAATCTCCAGAAGCTGCGAATTTGATAGAACAATTGGACAGTTTGGTCCAAAGAATAGCAAGCAGCGCGACGAAGGGAAAAAACACaagtccacaaattcagagggagactgggggagaaagttctgcaaagtttgaaactcctcGGGGATTATATCAGATtacggatgatatgaaacaaaagtgctacatctgggggacgagactgaaggaagatgcagatggcaatactaacgagtatgaggagatgtgcactctgattggccaaggagaatacattttgatgagaatgcaccttgcttccctccaggcaaaaagtgatatagaatctcag attgtatctgccatctgcctcatcctcaacaacaaaaatgaaaagagatttcaagaacaaatatactgtctcccccccgatattgtg TGCATGGCGCTTTTGGATCACCCAAACGGGGAATTCGTATCACCAAAAACGAAAaaggaattcagggtggaagcctacccgagtttcattcccttcatagatagaaaaaaattgacttcgcacccatat atttttgcccCTGTCTGCTACGCCgggcattggtggttatggctgataaatacaagaaagcggaaatgtcaaatacttgacccgctacacaaaatAGCTCCCACTGATGAGAGAAAGAccattaataaattcact GGATAcgtattttcaagattgataacatatgccggCGGGGGACCTCTTCAGAAAGGGGAGAGggagaaggaaattaaatcaccatatgttaaaatatcaggccaaaaaacaaggtataaatttgtgagtctgaacattaaacttttgtaa
- the LOC112780020 gene encoding FBD-associated F-box protein At5g60610-like: MDQISGLPEAILHDILARLPDRDSARTSVLSKAWRETWSTFPILSICSDQHFKSQDVTVDNYHSKIDKVIDYVGRRLLRLRDLGLAIKEFKLIMDYVDYKCMAHHVDLWMKMAIESGGEVLHLQLRLPGRYVGRHSSDRFYDLPLSVIESKSLTKLVLMDRIRVGQAFLTHSIKLYSVRILKLCNIFFGHEGIIDHLISHCPLIEDLTVIDCAVYNPPIGGIPQVYEFSLVEFLFLHGLHKLKKVYVQGMREVYIDAPNLESLHCCLQYLNTYFKLNLDSCTNLRWLCLWNLKNIAIGDKWFLELFSKFPFLESLELDNCSMSKRINISSAQLKVLKLSYCSNLEELNIDARNLLSFAYEGNNQPGISFQKCSNQLEVNSFSDVDFRDLCSLRKFVQNIKPQKIWASVSLFICLSILTEPEQGAFQVSSIPPTIKRLELQFSPDYEALYFPFMNYLLSSCCPNSISFSFRSYVHGKAFIQFLYETLMGRKEGKCHCSSSNTKCWWHALKIVKVICTFKIDENADFKTMLDALPTCHADEKIGFILEL; the protein is encoded by the exons ATGGACCAAATATCTGGTTTGCCAGAAGCTATACTTCATGACATTCTCGCAAGGCTTCCGGACAGAGATTCTGCCAGGACTAGTGTTTTATCAAAGGCTTGGAGAGAAACATGGTCTACCTTTCCGATATTGTCTATTTGCAGCGATCAACATTTTAAGAGTCAAGATGTAACGGTAGACAATTATCATAGCAAAATAGACAAAGTTATTGACTATGTTGGGAGAAGATTACTGAGGCTCCGCGACCTAGGCTTAGCAATCAAAGAATTCAAGCTCATCATGGACTATGTAGACTATAAGTGCATGGCCCACCATGTTGATCTATGGATGAAGATGGCTATTGAAAGTGGTGGCGAAGTATTACATTTACAGCTTCGCCTCCCTGGTCGCTATGTAGGGAGACACAGTTCGGACAGGTTTTATGACCTTCCACTCAGTGTCATTGAATCCAAATCACTTACTAAGTTGGTGTTGATGGACCGAATCAGAGTTGGCCAAGCATTCCTCACCCATTCCATCAAGCTTTACTCAGTGAGAATATTAAAACTATGCAATATATTTTTTGGACATGAAGGGATTATAGATCATCTCATTTCTCATTGTCCTCTAATTGAAGATTTAACCGTGATTGATTGTGCTGTCTATAACCCTCCAATCGGAGGAATTCCTCAAGTGTATGAGTTCAGTCTTGTGGAATTTCTATTCTTGCATGGTTTACATAAGCTCAAGAAAGTTTATGTTCAAGGAATGCGGGAAGTATATATTGATGCTCCAAATCTTGAGAGCTTACATTGTTGTCTTCAGTATCTAAATACATATTTCAAGCTGAATTTAGATAGTTGCACAAATTTGAGATGGCTGTGCTTATGGAATTTGAAGAACATTGCTATTGGAGACAAATGGTTTCTTGAACTATTTTCTAAATTTCCTTTCCTTGAGAGTTTGGAACTAGACAATTGCTCGATGTCTAAGAGGATTAATATTTCAAGTGCTCAACTCAAGGTCTTGAAGTTATCATACTGCTCTAACTTGGAGGAGCTTAACATTGATGCTCGAAATTTATTATCATTTGCGTATGAGGGAAACAACCAACCTGGTATATCTTTTCAGAAATGTTCTAATCAATTGGAAGTCAATAGTTTTAGCGATGTGGATTTTCGGGACCTTTGTAGCTTGAGGAAATTTGTCCAAAACATTAAACCCCAAAAGATTTGGGCATCAGTCTCCCTCTTTATCTGTCTGTCAATTCTA ACTGAACCAGAGCAGGGTGCATTCCAAGTTTCATCTATTCCTCCAACTATTAAACGCTTGGAATTACAGTTTTCTCCGGACTACGAAGCTCTCTATTTCCCTTTTATGAATTACTTGCTTTCAAGTTGCTGCCCGAACTCTATTTCATTTAGTTTTCGCTCTTATGTTCATGGTAAAGCATTCATTCAG TTTTTGTATGAGACACTGATGGGAAGAAAGGAAGGGAAGTGCCACTGCAGTTCAAGTAATACAAAATGTTGGTGGCATGCCTTGAAgattgtcaaggttatttgtaCCTTCAAGATTGATGAGAACGCTGATTTTAAGACAATGTTAGATGCATTGCCAACATGTCATGCTGATGAAAAAATTGGTTTTATCTTAGAATTGTAA